One Megasphaera elsdenii DSM 20460 genomic window carries:
- a CDS encoding MlaE family ABC transporter permease, whose protein sequence is MQEILEGIGQFTLHVFEQVGVIAILFGQTLRQLPKIQRRLTIAQMAHLGVNSLPIVSLTLLFAGMVMTLQIVDILLRYGAQSTLGGVMSVAMGRELGPILTGVVMAGRVGAAMTAEIGTMKVTEQIDALRCMAVNPIAYLVVPRFVACVVMVPILAFYGYVIGTAGGYGVATLGAGLTHFTYINSIEIFTEVSDVVYGLIKAMFFGGIIALVACNEGMHAKSGAEGVGQATTKSVVTSIIFIFICNYILSVLLY, encoded by the coding sequence ATGCAGGAAATCCTGGAAGGCATCGGCCAGTTTACGCTCCATGTCTTTGAACAAGTCGGCGTCATTGCCATCCTCTTTGGCCAGACCTTGCGTCAGCTGCCCAAGATCCAGCGCCGCCTGACCATCGCCCAGATGGCTCATCTCGGCGTCAATTCCCTGCCTATCGTCAGTCTGACCCTGCTCTTTGCCGGCATGGTCATGACCTTGCAGATCGTCGATATCCTGTTGCGCTATGGCGCCCAGTCGACGCTGGGCGGCGTCATGTCGGTCGCCATGGGCCGTGAACTCGGCCCGATTTTGACGGGCGTCGTCATGGCCGGCCGCGTCGGTGCGGCCATGACGGCAGAAATCGGGACGATGAAGGTTACGGAACAGATCGATGCCCTGCGCTGCATGGCCGTCAATCCCATTGCCTACCTCGTCGTACCGCGCTTCGTGGCCTGTGTCGTCATGGTGCCTATCCTGGCCTTTTACGGCTATGTCATCGGTACGGCCGGCGGTTACGGTGTAGCGACGCTAGGCGCCGGGCTCACGCATTTTACGTATATTAATTCCATTGAAATCTTTACCGAAGTGAGCGATGTCGTCTACGGTCTCATCAAGGCCATGTTCTTTGGCGGCATCATCGCTCTCGTCGCCTGTAATGAAGGCATGCATGCCAAGAGCGGTGCTGAAGGGGTCGGCCAGGCGACGACGAAGTCCGTCGTCACGTCGATTATTTTTATTTTTATCTGCAATTATATCTTATCAGTTCTATTGTATTGA
- a CDS encoding translocation/assembly module TamB domain-containing protein — protein MKKKWMAACGVTAFFLSAGIALWMEKPALTQMAGQAITTTANSKLNGTLSFSSLDISLKGQLVLAKPVIRDTQGRVVIEGDAVRVYVNPGKIVNALKQGEILQALDTADVDNPVLHLWQNEDDGTWNVASLIKKDQRQTDAGFRGAINVHNGTIDAVLPDSTAVMGQNVNGSVSFAGYPSMAIDASMTVDGQKVTAHGTYASNRQYDFTLSADAVNGTYASSFIPASADVVIRSGTVENIKVRVADSHNGFFLSGQADVTDGHVTVQGLDVDGLKGHAALTTQDITLSGVEGRVNGQDFRVGGTIVTNGDTPVFNLNVDVPGADVTAFADYLPAAVSGTAGFQGTVWGTPQDVSARGTASLHDVTYDGYTVDEVRADLAYSHDRVDIASLSAQAYGASLTGKGVYDVRSGAYEADADVQGLDLSALPGVPAAVMGNLSASLHAAGNSQDGSIVATGQVKASDLSYNGLTVDTAAGDVAYDGRIVTLRSGHAEAGGGSIDVSGSYDVDSQTPHLTFTGHDLPLDMASPFVSLPLSGTADLSGHVDGSQWDVAFSASQGQIKGVPFDSLDGTARGQGSRIEIPALYWRRGDGTHVLTGQADLDARTVQAVLTTSHMRIEQLLPAVGKEDLPLTGWADNTITLSGSLDNPTASGSFRLSSGSYAGYLYKNISADYRLDNGTVYLSNGDISSYTASLALSGSVGDTLDLDLTGRHVDIARLIPQNKTPRSGYFDIQAHIGGSLDNPTAAGSLKAANLVINHMVLNDIHGDFAYYDDLLRLTDLHFAQLGGVYDGNLLYNTQSSLLRGKATVVNGDIAGLLKVAALPVQDVAGKLNGQIDISGTSDNPTVSMKGNIRDGSFGGQPVEPADIDVQMENGVVHLNKAALHIGNSVLAAQGTYALHGPVKLSVAAKQFPAKALTDVLGQNGFVVDAPIDFAADLSGTGDDLQADVSAQLGSGTANGIAFSGAYALFNIRNGMITVQQASGSRDPYKVSASGTIPVSALKGGQTSESMDLDVRLDNAGLDILTFLTPYVTEASGPIQGGIKVSGTLDAPRVNGDIAIKNGTIRFKDTQYPLADINADLAFKGNSAVLSGSGTMDKKGKKNPGRVSLDGQASWSGRSLDTYSLAADLSGLYLDCPYYEGPLTGYLRVEPGDGRPKVSGLMQVDNTTVDIPLSLASSSDGPDLDLDFTLTLGNKVRLYSPALYDLMVNGSVTFKGNLNHPQPSGRFEATRGTVHYLDTNFRVTKAKADFSRYDSFLPYIDAEGFSRVGQYNVMLTLRGRADNMDLMLRSDPPLTKPQIVSLITLRNGDERPQSSLNAEDVDSLIGSGIRMTLNSLGITQSLERALSLDMLTVTNGSLDLNDRNTDMSRNYYNIEMGKYLFNDFMVTAAFGLNHGDDRFGVMYDLGRNFSVNAWTSDDNQFIGGVYKYSF, from the coding sequence ATGAAGAAAAAATGGATGGCTGCCTGCGGGGTCACGGCCTTCTTTCTGTCGGCAGGGATTGCCTTGTGGATGGAAAAGCCGGCATTGACCCAGATGGCGGGCCAGGCAATTACGACAACTGCAAACAGTAAATTGAACGGAACCTTGTCGTTTTCTTCACTGGATATATCCTTGAAAGGCCAGCTGGTCCTGGCCAAGCCGGTCATTAGAGATACACAAGGGCGGGTCGTCATCGAAGGGGATGCCGTCCGGGTCTACGTCAATCCCGGAAAAATCGTGAATGCCTTGAAGCAGGGCGAAATCCTGCAGGCCCTGGATACGGCTGACGTCGACAATCCGGTCCTGCACCTGTGGCAGAATGAAGACGACGGTACGTGGAACGTGGCCTCGCTCATCAAGAAAGACCAGCGCCAGACCGATGCCGGCTTCCGCGGGGCCATCAACGTCCACAACGGAACCATTGATGCTGTGCTGCCGGACAGTACGGCCGTCATGGGGCAGAACGTCAACGGCAGCGTCTCCTTTGCCGGATATCCGTCCATGGCTATCGATGCGTCCATGACCGTCGATGGACAGAAGGTCACGGCCCACGGTACGTATGCCTCGAACCGCCAGTATGACTTCACCCTCAGCGCCGATGCTGTCAATGGGACCTACGCCTCGTCGTTCATCCCGGCGTCGGCCGATGTCGTCATTCGCAGCGGGACTGTAGAGAATATCAAGGTGCGCGTCGCCGACAGTCATAACGGCTTTTTCCTGTCCGGCCAGGCCGATGTGACCGACGGCCATGTCACTGTCCAGGGACTCGATGTGGATGGCCTGAAAGGTCATGCCGCTTTGACGACCCAGGATATTACCTTATCTGGTGTCGAAGGCCGCGTCAACGGCCAGGATTTCCGCGTCGGCGGGACCATCGTGACCAACGGTGACACGCCCGTGTTCAATTTGAATGTCGACGTCCCCGGTGCTGATGTGACGGCCTTTGCCGATTACCTGCCGGCGGCCGTCAGCGGAACCGCTGGTTTCCAAGGGACGGTCTGGGGAACGCCACAAGATGTGAGCGCCCGCGGTACGGCGTCCCTGCATGACGTGACCTATGACGGCTATACTGTCGATGAAGTCCGGGCCGACCTGGCGTATAGCCACGACCGCGTCGACATCGCTTCCTTGTCAGCCCAGGCTTATGGCGCCTCCCTGACGGGGAAGGGCGTCTATGACGTCCGGAGCGGGGCTTACGAAGCTGACGCTGACGTCCAGGGCCTGGACTTATCGGCCCTGCCCGGTGTGCCCGCAGCTGTCATGGGAAACTTGTCAGCCTCGCTCCATGCAGCCGGCAACAGCCAGGACGGTTCTATCGTGGCGACGGGCCAGGTGAAGGCGTCGGATCTGTCCTATAATGGTCTGACTGTCGATACGGCAGCCGGCGACGTGGCCTATGATGGTCGTATCGTGACCTTGCGCAGTGGCCATGCTGAGGCAGGCGGGGGCAGTATCGACGTCAGCGGTTCCTATGACGTCGACAGCCAGACGCCGCATCTGACCTTTACCGGCCATGACCTGCCCCTGGATATGGCTTCGCCTTTCGTATCCCTTCCTTTATCGGGGACAGCGGACCTTTCCGGCCATGTCGACGGATCGCAATGGGATGTGGCCTTCAGTGCCAGCCAGGGCCAGATCAAAGGCGTTCCCTTTGACAGCCTGGATGGTACGGCTCGCGGCCAGGGCAGCCGCATCGAAATTCCCGCCCTCTATTGGCGCCGCGGCGACGGGACCCATGTCCTGACCGGTCAGGCCGACCTCGATGCCCGCACGGTACAGGCGGTGCTGACGACGTCGCATATGCGCATCGAACAGCTCCTGCCGGCAGTGGGCAAAGAAGACCTGCCCCTGACGGGCTGGGCTGACAACACGATTACCCTCAGCGGCAGTTTGGATAATCCGACGGCTTCCGGATCTTTCCGCCTGTCCAGCGGCTCCTATGCCGGCTATCTGTACAAGAATATCAGCGCCGACTACCGGCTGGATAATGGTACGGTCTATTTATCCAACGGGGATATTTCCTCCTATACGGCGTCCCTGGCCCTGTCCGGTTCTGTCGGCGATACGCTGGATCTCGATTTGACCGGCAGACATGTCGACATCGCCCGCCTGATTCCCCAGAATAAGACGCCCCGCAGCGGTTACTTCGACATCCAGGCCCATATCGGCGGCAGCCTGGACAATCCGACGGCGGCCGGTTCCCTGAAGGCAGCGAACCTGGTCATCAACCACATGGTCTTAAACGATATCCACGGCGATTTCGCCTATTACGACGACCTGCTGCGCCTGACGGACCTTCATTTCGCCCAGCTCGGCGGGGTGTATGACGGCAATCTGCTGTATAACACGCAGTCGTCTCTCCTGCGGGGCAAGGCGACCGTCGTCAATGGTGATATTGCCGGCCTTCTCAAGGTGGCAGCCCTGCCCGTACAGGATGTGGCAGGCAAGCTGAATGGTCAGATCGACATCAGCGGAACCAGTGACAATCCGACGGTCTCCATGAAAGGGAATATCCGCGACGGCTCGTTCGGCGGCCAGCCTGTCGAACCGGCCGATATCGATGTCCAGATGGAAAACGGTGTTGTCCATCTGAACAAGGCGGCCTTGCACATCGGCAACAGCGTCCTGGCGGCCCAAGGGACCTATGCCCTGCACGGCCCAGTGAAATTGTCCGTCGCAGCCAAACAGTTCCCGGCCAAAGCCTTGACCGATGTTCTCGGCCAGAACGGGTTCGTCGTCGATGCGCCCATCGATTTTGCAGCCGACCTGAGCGGTACCGGCGATGACCTCCAGGCCGACGTATCGGCGCAATTAGGCAGCGGCACGGCCAATGGCATTGCCTTTAGCGGCGCCTATGCCCTGTTCAACATCCGCAACGGCATGATTACGGTCCAGCAGGCCAGCGGCAGCCGCGATCCCTATAAGGTCAGCGCCAGCGGGACCATTCCTGTCAGTGCCTTGAAAGGCGGCCAGACAAGTGAATCCATGGACCTCGACGTCCGCCTCGACAACGCCGGTCTCGATATCCTGACCTTCCTGACGCCCTATGTCACGGAAGCCTCCGGCCCCATCCAGGGCGGCATCAAAGTCAGCGGTACCCTCGATGCACCGCGGGTCAACGGCGATATTGCCATTAAAAATGGGACAATCCGCTTCAAAGATACCCAGTATCCCCTGGCGGACATCAACGCTGATTTGGCCTTTAAGGGAAATTCAGCCGTCCTCAGCGGCAGCGGGACTATGGACAAAAAAGGGAAGAAGAACCCCGGCCGTGTCAGCCTCGACGGCCAGGCCTCCTGGAGCGGCCGCAGCCTGGATACGTATTCCCTGGCTGCCGACCTTTCCGGCCTTTACCTGGATTGCCCTTATTACGAAGGGCCCCTGACCGGGTATCTCCGTGTCGAACCGGGCGACGGGCGGCCGAAAGTCAGCGGCCTCATGCAGGTTGACAATACGACTGTCGACATCCCCCTGTCCCTGGCCAGCAGCAGTGACGGCCCCGATTTGGATCTGGACTTTACCCTGACTTTGGGTAACAAAGTTCGGCTTTACAGTCCGGCCTTGTATGACTTGATGGTCAACGGGTCGGTTACCTTTAAGGGGAACCTCAATCATCCGCAGCCATCGGGCCGTTTTGAAGCGACAAGGGGCACGGTTCACTATTTGGATACCAATTTCCGCGTGACCAAGGCCAAAGCCGATTTCTCGCGGTATGACTCGTTCCTGCCCTATATCGATGCCGAAGGATTCAGCCGCGTCGGCCAGTACAACGTCATGCTGACTTTGCGCGGCCGGGCCGATAACATGGACCTCATGCTCCGGTCTGACCCGCCGCTGACGAAACCGCAGATCGTATCGCTTATTACCCTGCGCAACGGCGATGAACGGCCTCAGAGTTCCCTCAATGCCGAAGATGTAGACAGCCTTATCGGCTCGGGTATCCGCATGACCCTGAACAGCTTGGGCATTACCCAGAGTCTGGAAAGGGCCTTGTCGTTAGATATGCTCACCGTGACCAATGGCTCACTCGATTTGAATGACCGCAATACGGATATGAGCCGCAACTACTATAACATTGAAATGGGGAAATACCTGTTCAACGACTTCATGGTCACAGCGGCCTTCGGCCTCAACCACGGCGACGACCGCTTCGGTGTCATGTACGACTTGGGGCGGAACTTCAGCGTCAATGCCTGGACATCGGACGATAACCAATTCATCGGCGGCGTATATAAATATTCATTTTAG
- a CDS encoding OmpH/Skp family outer membrane protein has product MMSEMGKKRNIKIFSAVIAAIFVFSVAGLAIMQTGNPVNAAPSSNIGVVDTSKIITPDNQDAVAAQKQLQQAGEDMQKQFEQQSAGMDDQQKQQLFQKMQGELATKRQEIFKGIKDKVDNAVSDVAKTKGLSLVVDKSVVLYGGTDITDQVAKELNKNSSSSSSDSSSSNSSSSDSSSSNQ; this is encoded by the coding sequence ATGATGTCTGAAATGGGTAAGAAACGCAATATCAAGATTTTTTCGGCTGTCATCGCAGCTATCTTCGTCTTCAGTGTCGCCGGCCTGGCTATCATGCAGACGGGCAACCCTGTCAATGCGGCTCCGTCGAGCAATATCGGCGTCGTCGATACGAGCAAGATCATTACGCCGGATAATCAGGATGCCGTTGCGGCACAGAAACAGCTCCAGCAGGCTGGCGAAGACATGCAGAAACAGTTCGAACAGCAGTCGGCCGGCATGGATGACCAGCAGAAACAGCAGCTCTTCCAGAAAATGCAGGGGGAACTGGCCACGAAACGCCAGGAAATTTTCAAAGGCATCAAAGATAAAGTCGACAACGCCGTCAGTGATGTCGCCAAGACCAAAGGCCTGAGCCTCGTCGTCGATAAGAGCGTCGTCCTCTATGGCGGTACGGATATTACCGATCAGGTAGCCAAAGAACTGAACAAAAATTCCAGCTCCAGCAGCTCCGACAGCAGCTCCAGCAATTCCAGCAGTTCGGACAGCTCCAGCAGCAACCAGTAA
- a CDS encoding ABC transporter ATP-binding protein, translated as MIRLRDVTVAYGDRVILDNINLDIHQGETLAILGASGSGKSTILRLIIGLQKPTKGQVFFHDEDITALDEEQLTAVRRHMGMVFQYSALFDSMTVGENVAFGLRQHTKDDEATIQRIVKEKLRLVGLEGIEDMMPNDLSGGMKKRVSLARAIALDPQVILYDEPTAGLDPLRCMDINRLVVSMQKQIHATSVIVTHDMDSAFYVADRLAYLQDGRFRLIADKKTFAHTQDEEVQRFIHGGRLPEERGDSL; from the coding sequence ATGATCCGTCTTCGCGATGTGACCGTCGCCTATGGCGACCGGGTCATACTAGACAACATCAATTTAGACATCCATCAGGGCGAAACGCTGGCCATCCTCGGTGCCAGCGGCTCGGGCAAGAGTACGATCCTGCGCCTGATCATCGGGTTGCAGAAGCCGACGAAAGGGCAGGTCTTCTTTCATGATGAAGACATTACCGCCTTAGATGAAGAACAGCTGACAGCCGTGCGCCGCCACATGGGCATGGTCTTTCAGTATTCGGCCCTCTTCGATTCCATGACCGTCGGCGAGAACGTCGCCTTTGGCCTGCGCCAGCATACGAAAGACGATGAAGCGACGATTCAGCGCATCGTCAAGGAAAAGTTGCGCCTCGTCGGCCTGGAAGGCATTGAAGACATGATGCCCAACGACTTGTCCGGCGGCATGAAGAAGCGTGTCAGCCTGGCCCGGGCCATCGCCCTGGACCCGCAGGTCATCCTTTACGACGAACCGACAGCCGGCCTGGACCCGCTGCGCTGTATGGATATCAACCGTCTGGTCGTCAGTATGCAGAAGCAGATCCATGCGACGTCAGTCATCGTCACCCATGATATGGACTCGGCTTTTTACGTCGCTGACCGCCTGGCTTATTTACAAGATGGGCGCTTCCGGCTCATAGCCGATAAAAAGACCTTTGCCCATACACAAGATGAGGAAGTGCAGCGCTTTATCCACGGCGGGCGTCTTCCGGAAGAAAGAGGGGATAGCCTATGA
- a CDS encoding sigma-70 family RNA polymerase sigma factor: MLDDYLKELQKITLLEPDEERALWQAYKDNGDMMARSRLIEQYQPLVFKETMRWHIHRDILSDALQEGTLGLMEAVERYDYRRGVAFPLFAVHRIRGAILDYLKREGAVSAVSLDEPDERGVTLQDTLCDEEQDPAEATSRQLLLEKVGHVLKRLPEKEQAVVEGVYLNDVEQKHLAKSLDISLPYVYRLQKRGIRRVRGMLSRFIHESRH; this comes from the coding sequence ATGTTAGACGATTATCTGAAAGAACTGCAAAAAATAACCCTCCTCGAACCCGACGAAGAACGGGCCTTGTGGCAGGCATATAAGGACAATGGGGATATGATGGCCCGGAGCCGCCTCATCGAACAGTACCAGCCGCTGGTCTTCAAGGAAACCATGCGCTGGCACATCCATCGCGACATCTTGTCCGACGCCCTGCAGGAAGGGACGCTGGGCCTCATGGAAGCCGTAGAACGTTATGACTACCGCCGCGGCGTGGCCTTTCCCTTATTTGCCGTCCATCGTATCCGCGGGGCCATCCTCGATTATTTGAAACGCGAAGGTGCCGTCAGCGCCGTATCCCTCGACGAACCCGATGAACGAGGCGTGACCCTGCAGGATACGCTCTGCGACGAGGAACAGGACCCGGCAGAGGCGACGAGCCGCCAGCTGCTGCTGGAAAAGGTCGGCCATGTCCTGAAACGGCTGCCCGAAAAGGAGCAGGCCGTCGTCGAAGGCGTATACCTGAACGATGTCGAACAGAAGCACCTGGCCAAGAGCCTGGACATCAGCCTGCCTTATGTCTATCGCCTGCAGAAACGGGGCATCCGCCGCGTCCGCGGCATGCTCAGCCGGTTCATCCATGAGAGCCGCCACTAA
- a CDS encoding MlaD family protein yields the protein MKWSAEAKVGLVTIVGVLVFTFVVLTLAHAEIFGKPGFVIHTEFKDANGLQKGNSVRYVGVHVGKVESVKPSRDGVDVAMKLEKGTEIPRDSKVTITTDGLLGEKIVAITPGNDKNHLLADGDYIDGSQGKTMDDMMDSAGKLMGSADDMVKNINAIIGDEKTQAAMRGSIQNIDAITGKTSQMMDANAGNIQQITANMAAMTAQMNASMQNLDGDGAASANVRATAANMKQITDRFQTIAQSMEKMTTDPQTQANIQTTLNNTAQITTKVNKILGGTSDIKVQGEAGLLYNTTKNETSGTVNFKVYRGDTFGLVGAENIGNGTNLNLQYGRRGRLFDTRAGLINGDLGAGFDFFQDGPFRLSLEGYDPDDWRFRLKAQYRLTPDLYLFSQFTRPMSRSDGGNYYGISYAF from the coding sequence ATGAAGTGGAGTGCAGAAGCGAAGGTCGGCCTGGTCACCATCGTCGGCGTCCTCGTCTTTACCTTTGTCGTCCTGACCCTGGCCCATGCTGAAATCTTCGGCAAGCCGGGCTTCGTCATCCATACGGAATTTAAAGATGCCAATGGCCTGCAAAAGGGCAATTCCGTCCGCTATGTCGGTGTCCACGTCGGCAAAGTCGAAAGCGTGAAACCGTCCCGCGACGGCGTCGATGTGGCTATGAAGCTGGAAAAGGGGACGGAAATCCCGCGTGATTCCAAAGTGACGATTACGACGGATGGCCTCCTCGGTGAAAAAATCGTAGCCATTACGCCGGGCAATGACAAGAACCACCTCCTCGCCGATGGCGATTACATCGACGGCAGCCAGGGCAAGACCATGGACGATATGATGGACAGTGCCGGCAAGCTCATGGGCAGTGCCGACGACATGGTGAAGAACATCAATGCCATCATCGGCGACGAAAAGACACAGGCTGCCATGCGCGGTTCCATCCAGAACATCGATGCCATTACGGGCAAGACCAGTCAGATGATGGATGCCAATGCCGGCAATATCCAGCAGATTACGGCCAATATGGCGGCCATGACAGCTCAGATGAACGCGTCCATGCAGAACCTCGATGGCGATGGCGCGGCTTCGGCCAATGTCCGGGCGACGGCGGCCAACATGAAGCAGATCACGGACCGTTTCCAGACCATTGCCCAGTCGATGGAAAAGATGACGACGGATCCGCAGACCCAGGCCAATATTCAGACGACGCTGAATAACACGGCCCAGATTACGACGAAAGTGAATAAAATCCTCGGCGGCACTTCGGACATCAAAGTCCAGGGGGAGGCCGGGCTCCTATATAATACGACGAAGAATGAGACCAGCGGCACTGTAAATTTTAAGGTGTACCGTGGCGATACGTTTGGCCTCGTCGGGGCAGAGAACATCGGCAACGGTACGAACCTCAACCTGCAGTATGGCCGCCGGGGCCGCCTGTTCGACACGCGGGCTGGCCTGATCAACGGCGACCTCGGTGCCGGCTTCGACTTCTTCCAGGACGGGCCTTTCCGCCTGTCCCTGGAAGGATACGATCCCGATGACTGGCGCTTCCGCCTGAAAGCCCAGTACCGCCTGACGCCGGACCTCTATCTCTTCAGCCAGTTCACGCGGCCTATGAGTCGCAGTGACGGTGGCAATTATTATGGTATTAGTTACGCTTTTTAG
- a CDS encoding TolC family protein: protein MMNNKLYKKLVIAMMITTISAVAAASAADTTASVRPVDLAQAESIQARAKAEQQEIKAEKAQQRKAARAEAKAKKAADAVRPVDITPELREELAQKIADDAAKSAEKAADKRAKNQEIDPVIVIGRVPTNGTVDLNLPKTVQMALDYNRDIKMSQYQLKSAEAAINEAKSKKMPQVGYTFSTSRTAGPAIPSTQNKFGNGLSVELPVYTGGLVEGQIDNAKIGKTDAQETILKTEQATKYSAIEGYYQLLANKELQGVYHEAVDNLQGHLDNVQAQYNVGTKAKVDVLSSDVSLANAKTTALTADNAVAISESNLNNILGLPLETKLNLADHQLPFDTYNISLQEAMDYAMKYRPEVLQAALAVQKAENNIDIADAGNKPTVSVKGSNDWGDTTFPGIDANKRQWSVGANLTYKFYDGGTTKAKVAQAKQDLLVARETEQKTRESVQLQVKQAYLNIRSAAQKVEETQTVVDQARENYRIQNIRYQAGVGINLDVLDAQLSLNQAQVNHIQALYDYNVGIAKLEQVMGVDVESGVIHPSLTATTYRG from the coding sequence ATGATGAACAACAAACTGTACAAGAAATTGGTCATCGCCATGATGATTACGACCATAAGCGCCGTCGCCGCGGCTTCGGCTGCGGATACGACGGCCTCTGTCCGTCCTGTCGACTTAGCTCAGGCCGAAAGCATCCAGGCCCGGGCCAAGGCAGAACAGCAGGAAATCAAGGCCGAAAAGGCCCAGCAGCGGAAGGCTGCCAGAGCCGAAGCCAAGGCTAAGAAAGCCGCCGATGCTGTCCGCCCTGTCGACATTACGCCGGAACTGCGCGAAGAACTGGCTCAGAAAATCGCTGACGATGCCGCTAAGAGCGCTGAAAAGGCAGCTGACAAGCGGGCAAAGAATCAGGAAATCGATCCGGTCATCGTCATCGGCCGCGTACCGACCAATGGCACTGTCGATTTGAACCTGCCCAAAACCGTCCAGATGGCCCTCGATTACAACCGGGACATCAAGATGTCGCAATATCAGCTGAAATCGGCTGAAGCGGCTATTAATGAAGCTAAATCTAAAAAAATGCCACAAGTTGGTTATACATTTAGTACCAGTCGTACTGCTGGACCGGCTATTCCTAGTACTCAAAATAAATTTGGTAATGGATTATCCGTGGAATTACCAGTATATACTGGAGGTCTTGTTGAGGGACAAATTGACAATGCTAAAATAGGAAAAACAGATGCCCAAGAAACTATTTTGAAAACTGAACAGGCTACGAAATACAGTGCTATCGAAGGATATTATCAGCTTTTGGCCAATAAAGAACTGCAGGGCGTTTACCACGAAGCTGTCGACAACCTCCAGGGCCACTTGGATAACGTCCAGGCCCAGTACAACGTCGGCACCAAGGCCAAAGTCGACGTCCTCTCGTCGGACGTCTCCCTGGCCAATGCCAAGACGACGGCTCTCACCGCCGATAATGCTGTGGCTATTTCTGAATCGAACTTGAACAATATCCTCGGCCTGCCCTTGGAAACGAAGCTCAACTTGGCCGACCATCAGCTGCCTTTCGATACCTATAATATTTCCCTTCAGGAAGCGATGGACTACGCCATGAAGTATCGGCCGGAAGTTCTTCAGGCTGCATTAGCTGTTCAGAAAGCGGAAAATAATATCGACATCGCTGATGCCGGCAATAAACCGACCGTATCCGTAAAAGGTAGTAATGATTGGGGTGATACCACTTTTCCTGGCATTGATGCTAATAAACGTCAGTGGTCTGTTGGTGCTAATCTCACTTATAAGTTCTACGATGGTGGTACTACCAAGGCCAAAGTCGCTCAAGCCAAACAGGACCTCCTCGTCGCCCGGGAAACGGAACAGAAGACCCGTGAATCGGTCCAGCTCCAGGTCAAGCAGGCCTACCTCAATATCCGCAGTGCGGCCCAGAAGGTCGAAGAAACGCAGACCGTCGTCGACCAGGCCCGTGAAAATTACCGTATCCAGAACATCCGTTACCAGGCCGGTGTCGGCATCAACCTGGACGTCCTCGATGCCCAGTTGAGCCTCAACCAAGCCCAGGTCAACCATATCCAGGCCTTGTACGACTACAACGTCGGCATTGCCAAACTGGAACAGGTCATGGGCGTCGATGTCGAATCGGGTGTCATCCATCCGTCCTTGACGGCGACGACCTATCGCGGTTAA
- a CDS encoding BamA/TamA family outer membrane protein → MAENRLYYKVGRAHVIAVRLMGGIATGDMPYNDLFTLGGADNLRGYEDDEFRGNKMYEATVEYRYPIAKKIQGVVFTDLGNAWGGVENIPWYHENNKLHYSGGLGFRITTPIGPIRLDYAVGQDGGKFHFSFGGKF, encoded by the coding sequence ATCGCCGAAAACCGCCTGTACTACAAAGTCGGCCGGGCCCACGTCATCGCCGTCCGCCTCATGGGTGGTATCGCTACCGGCGATATGCCGTACAACGACCTGTTCACCCTCGGTGGCGCCGACAACCTGCGCGGCTATGAAGATGACGAATTTCGCGGCAACAAGATGTACGAAGCGACTGTCGAATACCGCTATCCCATTGCCAAGAAGATCCAGGGCGTCGTCTTTACCGACCTGGGCAATGCCTGGGGCGGCGTAGAAAACATCCCCTGGTACCATGAAAACAACAAACTCCACTACTCCGGAGGCTTGGGCTTCCGCATTACGACGCCGATCGGTCCGATCCGCCTGGATTATGCCGTAGGCCAGGATGGCGGCAAGTTCCACTTCAGCTTTGGCGGTAAGTTCTAA